One window of Dermacentor andersoni chromosome 7, qqDerAnde1_hic_scaffold, whole genome shotgun sequence genomic DNA carries:
- the LOC126533970 gene encoding uncharacterized protein has translation MGKKRSRPEPEKKDEESDRPSTSKEPSTSSKQQSVQQQSQQQSQSAASASTKSKPRVWKSLKQVVTAERLQPGAYAALEAAPSLRPWRKYSDMTGLVAPYTDPKTKLRYANRHEYARLRLLTADQVNGYLVLRRAALPVT, from the coding sequence ATGGGCAAGAAGCGTTCCAGGCCAGAGCCAGAAAAGAAGGACGAAGAATCCGACCGGCCCAGTACCTCGAAGGAGCCGTCGACGAGCTCCAAGCAACAGTCCGTCCAGCAGCAGTCGCAGCAGCAGTCGCAGTCCGCGGCTTCGGCCTCGACCAAAAGCAAGCCGCGCGTTTGGAAGAGCCTGaagcaggtagtgacggcggagcGCCTGCAACCGGGAGCGTACGCAGCGCTCGAGGCAGCGCCGTCATTGCGCCCCTGGCGCAAGTACTCGGACATGACCGGCCTGGTGGCACCGTACACGGACCCGAAGACCAAGCTGCGCTACGCAAACCGTCACGAATACGCGCGGCTGCGCCTGCTCACCGCCGACCAGGTCAACGGTTATTTGGTGCTCAGGAGGGCTGCTCTGCCAGTCACGTAG